One window of the Triticum dicoccoides isolate Atlit2015 ecotype Zavitan chromosome 3B, WEW_v2.0, whole genome shotgun sequence genome contains the following:
- the LOC119275405 gene encoding GDSL esterase/lipase At1g31550-like, with the protein MKLLCILTVVLALASVEPAVSSPRRYESIITFGDSFTDTGNAIIVLAEKSRFDPTVQPPYGMTFFGRPTGRYSNGRLIIDFIAEKLDLPFVPPYLSHNGSFSEGVNFAVAGATALNASFFRDIPLVGSFVLNTSSSVQLGWFDSLKPSLCSPAQNCPGLFHKTLFFMGEIGLNDYSFAVFGMTLPELRSMVPDVVKTIAAATEVLLGQGAKTVVVPGIPPLGCMPPNLVFFPSNESAGYEPSTGCLKGLNEIARHHNSELQKALDKVRGNHPNALVIYADFFTPVIEMVESPHKFGLTTDVLSCCCGGGGKYNFNISAGCGMPGATVCEDPSQYLYWDGHFTEAAHRYIAKGWLNSINSCKPW; encoded by the exons ATGAAGCTGCTCTGCATCCTCACGGTGGTCCTCGCCCTCGCGTCCGTCGAGCCCGCCGTCTCGTCCCCCCGGCGCTACGAATCCATCATCACCTTCGGCGACTCCTTCACCGACACCGGAAATGCCATCATCGTCTTGGCGGAGAAATCGCGCTTCGACCCTACGGTGCAGCCTCCCTACGGCATGACGTTCTTCGGCCGCCCCACGGGCCGCTACTCCAACGGCCGCCTCATCATCGACTTCATCG CTGAGAAGCTCGATCTGCCGTTCGTCCCGCCGTACCTCTCGCACAACGGCAGCTTCAGCGAGGGCGTCAACTTCGCCGTGGCGGGCGCCACCGCTCTCAACGCCAGTTTCTTCAGAGACATCCCGCTCGTAGGCTCGTTTGTTCTCAACACCAGCTCCAGCGTGCAGCTGGGGTGGTTCGACTCGCTCAAGCCGTCGCTGTGCAGCCCTGCCCAAA ATTGCCCGGGCTTATTCCACAAGACGCTCTTCTTCATGGGTGAAATTGGCCTCAACGACTACAGCTTTGCGGTCTTCGGAATGACCCTGCCCGAACTAAGATCCATGGTCCCAGACGTCGTCAAAACCATCGCCGCGGCCACTGAG GTGCTACTCGGGCAGGGGGCGAAGACCGTGGTGGTGCCCGGGATCCCGCCGCTGGGATGCATGCCGCCGAATCTGGTGTTCTTCCCCAGCAACGAGTCGGCAGGCTACGAGCCTAGCACCGGATGCCTGAAAGGCCTCAACGAGATCGCCAGGCACCACAACTCGGAGCTGCAGAAGGCCCTCGACAAGGTCCGGGGGAACCACCCGAATGCCCTGGTCATCTACGCCGATTTCTTCACCCCGGTCATCGAGATGGTGGAGTCTCCCCACAAATTTG GGCTTACCACGGACGTTCTGAGCTGTTGCTGCGGTGGAGGTGGCAAGTACAACTTCAACATCAGCGCTGGCTGTGGCATGCCAGGCGCTACCGTGTGCGAGGACCCGTCTCAATATCTGTACTGGGACGGCCATTTCACGGAGGCAGCCCACCGCTATATTGCCAAAGGCTGGCTAAACAGCATAAACAGTTGCAAACCCTGGTAG